From Mycolicibacterium cosmeticum, a single genomic window includes:
- a CDS encoding Hsp70 family protein — protein MGDSLGLSIGVTNLVAAREGRPPVVRRAVLTLFNDRAPEVGVPGQNPNLNQPGLVLGGFVDRVGDPVPLVASDGSSHRGDQVLAEALDAMAHTVGGGSPITIAAPAHWSPAAVSALQVALRAKPGLSSATLVPDSVAALAGLRSGPGLPAQGVVVLVDLGGSGTSITLADAGADLAPLGTTQRYPDFSGDQIDQALLNHVIAGIAEAGNADPAGTAAVGSLGKLRDECRLAKERLSAETATVVPAELPGFTSDVRVTRPELEQLISGPLGGLLNAVDEVLQRNRIPVSSVSAIATVGGGAAIPLVTQRLSERLQAPVITTPYAQVSTAVGAALVAGLASEAAAATGLAPAATPDAAPTGLAPTMGWAGAAGAPPTAAAPGLAWSQDNPIQAGEPVPYEGPDYATGFTDARPEVAFAHDDEQEGEAAPLPWYKRPPLLFGAAAAAVLLAGGGLAITLTGNSEPGGTVIETATSFSTQPGQSTEPVVTEPQTVTVTGSDGLVTTSEVPPPPPPSTTTTTTPSTTSSTTTTTTTTTTTTTTTTTTTTTPPTTTTTTQPPTTTTTKPPTTSAAPPTTSAAPPTTTTVVQSGNG, from the coding sequence ATGGGCGACTCTCTCGGGTTGTCGATCGGTGTCACGAATCTGGTGGCCGCGCGGGAAGGCCGGCCGCCGGTGGTGCGTCGCGCGGTGCTGACCCTGTTCAACGACCGCGCCCCCGAGGTGGGTGTGCCGGGTCAGAACCCGAATCTGAATCAGCCCGGCCTGGTGCTGGGTGGCTTCGTGGACCGTGTCGGCGACCCGGTGCCCCTGGTCGCCTCCGACGGGTCGTCGCACCGCGGTGATCAGGTGCTCGCCGAGGCGCTGGACGCGATGGCCCACACCGTCGGCGGTGGCTCACCCATCACCATTGCCGCCCCGGCGCATTGGAGCCCGGCCGCGGTCTCCGCGCTGCAGGTCGCGTTGCGCGCCAAGCCGGGCCTGTCCTCGGCGACCCTGGTGCCCGACTCGGTGGCCGCCCTCGCCGGTCTGCGCAGCGGGCCGGGCCTGCCCGCTCAGGGCGTCGTCGTGCTGGTCGATCTGGGCGGCAGCGGTACCAGCATCACCCTCGCCGACGCGGGCGCGGACCTTGCCCCGTTGGGTACCACGCAGCGCTACCCGGATTTCTCCGGCGACCAGATCGATCAGGCCCTGCTCAACCATGTCATCGCCGGCATCGCCGAGGCGGGTAACGCCGACCCCGCCGGCACGGCGGCGGTGGGTTCGCTCGGCAAGCTGCGCGACGAGTGCCGCCTGGCCAAGGAGCGGTTGTCCGCCGAGACCGCCACCGTGGTGCCCGCCGAACTTCCCGGGTTCACCTCCGATGTCCGGGTGACCCGACCGGAGCTGGAGCAACTGATCTCCGGACCGCTGGGCGGCTTGCTCAATGCGGTGGACGAAGTGTTGCAGCGCAACAGGATTCCGGTGTCCAGTGTGTCGGCGATCGCCACCGTGGGTGGCGGCGCGGCGATTCCGTTGGTCACCCAGCGTCTGTCCGAGCGGTTGCAGGCGCCGGTGATCACCACGCCGTACGCACAGGTCAGCACCGCGGTCGGCGCGGCGTTGGTGGCCGGCCTGGCCTCCGAAGCCGCTGCCGCAACGGGTTTGGCGCCGGCCGCGACCCCGGACGCCGCGCCCACCGGTCTGGCCCCGACCATGGGCTGGGCCGGTGCCGCCGGTGCTCCGCCGACCGCGGCGGCGCCGGGATTGGCCTGGTCGCAGGACAATCCGATTCAAGCCGGCGAGCCGGTGCCCTACGAGGGCCCGGATTACGCGACCGGTTTCACCGATGCCAGGCCCGAGGTGGCCTTCGCCCATGACGACGAACAGGAGGGCGAGGCGGCGCCGCTGCCCTGGTACAAGCGGCCCCCGCTGCTCTTCGGCGCGGCCGCCGCGGCGGTGCTGCTGGCCGGTGGTGGGCTGGCGATCACGTTGACCGGCAACAGCGAACCGGGCGGAACGGTGATCGAGACGGCCACCAGTTTCTCCACCCAGCCAGGCCAGAGCACCGAGCCGGTGGTCACCGAGCCGCAGACCGTGACGGTCACCGGGTCCGACGGGCTGGTCACCACCTCCGAGGTGCCGCCACCGCCGCCGCCGAGCACGACGACGACCACCACGCCGTCGACCACCAGCTCGACCACGACCACCACCACCACCACGACCACCACCACGACGACCACGACCACCACGACCACGACTCCGCCGACCACCACGACCACGACGCAGCCGCCGACCACCACCACGACGAAGCCGCCGACCACCTCGGCCGCACCGCCGACCACGTCGGCCGCCCCACCGACCACCACCACGGTGGTCCAGTCCGGTAACGGATAG
- a CDS encoding Rv0340 family IniB-related protein: protein MANELLDFVMSLVRDPDAAARYAADPGQAIADAHLTDVTTADVNHLIPVVTESLSAAVPTGGADLLDSGDNVWASGAATAAFDAFGDFGAVSDHVPVVVTDDPHSAVPDAFEHGVPAVVDDYAADVPNFAEDLHPVDDVPVVDTGLDTHWNPDIGGDHHTPVDDGGFDIFG from the coding sequence ATGGCAAACGAACTGCTGGACTTCGTCATGTCCCTCGTGCGCGACCCCGATGCCGCGGCACGCTACGCCGCCGATCCCGGCCAGGCGATCGCCGACGCCCACCTCACGGACGTGACCACCGCCGACGTCAACCATCTGATCCCCGTGGTCACCGAATCGCTCTCGGCGGCGGTGCCCACCGGCGGCGCCGACCTGCTGGACTCGGGGGACAACGTCTGGGCCAGCGGCGCCGCGACGGCCGCCTTCGACGCGTTCGGTGATTTCGGCGCCGTCAGCGATCACGTCCCGGTCGTGGTGACCGACGATCCGCACTCCGCGGTGCCCGACGCGTTCGAGCACGGCGTGCCCGCCGTCGTCGACGACTATGCGGCCGACGTTCCGAACTTTGCTGAGGATCTGCACCCGGTCGACGATGTGCCCGTGGTCGACACGGGTCTGGACACCCACTGGAACCCCGACATCGGCGGTGATCACCACACGCCGGTCGATGACGGAGGCTTCGACATCTTCGGCTGA
- a CDS encoding (Fe-S)-binding protein yields the protein MTAIVLVFAAKRVLWLTKLINSGQRVGDERGRKDHLVTRFLNQNKEVFAQSKLLKWSIPGIAHFFTMWGFFVLASVYLEAYGVLFDPEFHIPFVGRWAVLGFLQDFFALAVLAGIVVFAIIRIAREPKKIGRESRFYGSHTGGAWEILFMIFLVILTYAIFRGAAVNVLGENFPYQSGAFFSDGMAALLAPLGHTANAWIETIALMGHIGVMLVFLLIVLHSKHLHIGLAPINVTFKRLPDGLGPLLPMEHKGELIDFDDPAEDAVFGRGKIEDFTWKGYLDFTTCTECGRCQSQCPAWNTGKPLSPKLVIMNLRDHLFAKAPYILGDKESPLENTPEGGLGEEIRGEKHSEKHSHDHVPESGFERIMGSGPDQATRPLVGTLEQGGVIDPDVLWSCTNCGACVEQCPVDIEHIDHIVDMRRYQVMVESEFPGELGVLFKNLENKGNPWGQNAKDRTNWIDEVDFDVPVYGQDVDSFEGFEYLFWVGCAGAYEDRAKKTTKAVAELLATAGVKFLVLGTGETCTGDSARRAGNEFLFQQLAAQNVETINELFEGVEAVDRKVVVTCPHCYNTINREYPQLGANYTVVHHTQLLNRLVRDKKLIPVTPVGQEVTYHDPCFLGRHNKEYEAPRELVGAAGAKLTEMPRHADRGLCCGAGGARMWMEEHIGKRVNQERTEEALDTGASAIATGCPFCRVMITDGVDEVTASSDRAKAEVLDVAQLLLNSLDTSVYTLPEKGTAAAASAARAEARAATEAAEAKAAPVQEKVEEKAEAPAAAAEAPTAAPAPVTGLGIAGGAKRPGAKKAAPAAASAAPAAEATAPAPVKGLGIAGGAKRPGAKKAAPAAAAPAEAPAEAEAPAAPAAPVKGLGLAAGAKRPGAKKAAPAAAAAPAASSEAPAAPAEAPAAPAEPAKPEPPVVGLGIAAGARRPGAKKAAPKPAPAAPAEPPATAVEPESTASEPAAAAEPAEPAKPEPPVVGLGIKPGARRPGKR from the coding sequence ATGACCGCCATCGTCTTGGTGTTCGCCGCCAAGCGGGTGCTGTGGCTGACCAAGCTGATCAACTCGGGGCAGCGCGTCGGCGACGAACGCGGCCGCAAAGACCATCTGGTCACCCGTTTCCTCAACCAGAACAAGGAAGTCTTCGCCCAGTCGAAGCTGCTGAAGTGGTCGATCCCCGGTATCGCGCACTTCTTCACCATGTGGGGCTTCTTCGTGCTGGCCTCGGTGTACCTGGAGGCCTACGGCGTCCTGTTCGACCCGGAGTTCCACATCCCGTTCGTCGGCCGCTGGGCCGTGCTGGGCTTCCTGCAGGACTTCTTCGCCCTGGCCGTGCTGGCCGGCATCGTCGTGTTCGCCATCATCCGCATCGCCCGCGAGCCCAAGAAGATCGGCCGCGAGTCGCGCTTCTACGGATCCCACACCGGCGGCGCGTGGGAGATCCTGTTCATGATCTTCCTGGTCATCCTGACCTACGCCATCTTCCGCGGCGCCGCGGTCAACGTGCTCGGCGAGAACTTCCCCTACCAGAGCGGAGCGTTCTTCTCCGACGGCATGGCCGCCCTGCTCGCCCCGCTGGGTCACACCGCCAACGCCTGGATCGAGACCATCGCGCTGATGGGCCACATCGGCGTCATGCTGGTGTTCCTGCTGATCGTGCTGCACTCCAAGCATCTGCACATCGGCCTGGCCCCGATCAACGTCACCTTCAAGCGGCTGCCGGACGGCCTCGGTCCGCTGCTGCCCATGGAGCACAAAGGCGAGCTGATCGACTTCGACGATCCCGCCGAGGACGCGGTCTTCGGCCGCGGCAAGATCGAGGACTTCACCTGGAAGGGCTACCTCGACTTCACCACCTGTACCGAATGTGGTCGCTGCCAGTCGCAGTGCCCGGCCTGGAACACCGGTAAGCCGCTGTCGCCCAAGCTCGTCATCATGAACCTGCGCGACCACCTGTTCGCGAAGGCGCCCTACATCCTGGGTGACAAGGAAAGCCCGCTGGAGAACACCCCCGAGGGCGGTCTCGGCGAGGAGATCCGCGGCGAGAAGCACAGCGAGAAGCACTCCCACGACCACGTCCCCGAGTCCGGCTTCGAGCGGATCATGGGCTCCGGCCCGGACCAGGCCACCCGGCCGCTGGTGGGCACCCTCGAGCAGGGCGGTGTCATCGACCCCGACGTGCTGTGGTCCTGCACCAACTGCGGCGCCTGCGTCGAGCAGTGCCCGGTCGACATCGAGCACATCGACCACATCGTCGACATGCGCCGCTACCAGGTCATGGTCGAGTCGGAGTTCCCCGGTGAACTGGGTGTGCTGTTCAAGAACCTGGAGAACAAGGGCAACCCCTGGGGCCAGAACGCCAAGGATCGCACCAACTGGATCGATGAGGTCGACTTCGACGTCCCGGTGTACGGCCAGGACGTGGACTCCTTCGAGGGCTTCGAGTACCTGTTCTGGGTCGGCTGCGCCGGCGCCTACGAGGACCGCGCCAAGAAGACCACCAAGGCCGTGGCCGAGCTGCTGGCCACCGCCGGGGTGAAGTTTCTGGTGCTGGGCACCGGTGAGACCTGCACCGGCGACTCGGCCCGCCGCGCCGGCAACGAGTTCCTGTTCCAGCAGCTCGCCGCGCAGAACGTCGAAACCATCAACGAGCTGTTCGAGGGTGTCGAAGCGGTGGACCGCAAGGTCGTGGTGACCTGCCCGCACTGCTACAACACGATCAACCGCGAATACCCGCAGCTGGGCGCCAACTACACCGTGGTGCACCACACCCAGCTACTCAACCGCCTGGTCCGGGACAAGAAGCTGATCCCGGTCACCCCGGTCGGCCAGGAGGTCACCTACCACGACCCGTGCTTCCTGGGCCGGCACAACAAGGAGTACGAGGCCCCGCGTGAGCTGGTCGGCGCGGCGGGCGCGAAGCTCACCGAGATGCCGCGGCACGCCGACCGCGGTCTGTGCTGTGGTGCCGGTGGCGCGCGGATGTGGATGGAAGAGCACATCGGCAAGCGCGTCAACCAGGAACGCACCGAGGAGGCCCTGGACACCGGGGCATCCGCGATCGCGACGGGCTGCCCGTTCTGCCGGGTGATGATCACCGACGGCGTCGACGAGGTCACCGCCAGCAGCGACCGCGCCAAGGCCGAGGTGCTCGACGTGGCTCAGCTGCTGCTGAACTCGCTGGACACCAGCGTCTACACGCTGCCGGAGAAGGGCACCGCCGCCGCGGCGTCGGCCGCTCGCGCCGAGGCCAGGGCGGCTACCGAAGCCGCAGAAGCCAAGGCCGCACCCGTGCAGGAGAAGGTCGAAGAGAAGGCCGAAGCGCCCGCCGCTGCCGCCGAGGCGCCCACTGCGGCTCCGGCACCGGTCACGGGGCTGGGCATCGCGGGTGGGGCCAAGCGTCCCGGCGCCAAGAAGGCCGCCCCGGCAGCCGCATCCGCCGCTCCGGCCGCCGAGGCTACGGCCCCGGCACCGGTCAAGGGCCTGGGCATCGCGGGTGGGGCCAAGCGTCCCGGCGCCAAGAAGGCAGCACCGGCCGCCGCGGCTCCGGCCGAAGCGCCCGCCGAGGCCGAAGCGCCCGCGGCACCCGCGGCCCCGGTGAAGGGTCTGGGGTTGGCCGCCGGTGCCAAGCGTCCGGGTGCCAAGAAGGCCGCGCCTGCCGCTGCCGCCGCTCCGGCGGCATCCTCCGAGGCGCCGGCCGCACCGGCCGAAGCGCCTGCGGCACCGGCCGAGCCCGCCAAGCCGGAACCGCCGGTCGTCGGCCTGGGCATCGCCGCGGGTGCACGTCGTCCCGGCGCCAAGAAGGCCGCGCCCAAGCCGGCCCCGGCCGCACCGGCGGAGCCGCCGGCCACGGCCGTCGAGCCCGAGTCCACGGCAAGCGAACCGGCTGCCGCCGCCGAGCCCGCCGAACCGGCCAAGCCGGAGCCCCCGGTGGTCGGGCTGGGCATCAAGCCCGGCGCCCGCCGCCCCGGCAAGCGCTGA
- a CDS encoding IniB N-terminal domain-containing protein → MTTLIDYILDLFRSPDVAAAFVADPDQAMRDAGLPNVSAAQLASVAASVAPAGVALGNGDPVYGLQSAVSSYHSFASPFSPQTSYTSAPTFAPQTDFASHNNTDFASHNDVPVFSPNQDAGANAQQGAVNLGFGDITLFGSKTTTTTTTTATNGGVVVDGTNTGTVTTGHDNTVGDDNTNVHDVLTGSHSPVIVGAGNQVHDSSQTAGGDVISHNSGPVIKDVDTSGGNGGGASAGGGILGGGHASGGSGGSGGSIVINDSHGSTNVDSGNTNVVDSSSHTSTTTSVSGHSTIDSSVHEDSSVHTTVTDESVHQAGGINTYADTDLHNTTTIEPHTDFHAF, encoded by the coding sequence ATGACCACTCTGATCGACTACATCCTCGACCTGTTCCGCAGCCCCGACGTCGCGGCGGCCTTCGTGGCCGACCCCGACCAGGCCATGCGGGACGCCGGCCTGCCGAACGTCAGCGCCGCCCAGCTCGCGTCGGTCGCCGCCAGCGTCGCGCCGGCCGGCGTCGCACTGGGCAACGGCGATCCGGTGTACGGCCTGCAGAGCGCGGTGTCGAGCTACCACAGCTTCGCCTCGCCGTTCTCGCCGCAGACCTCCTACACCTCGGCGCCGACCTTCGCGCCGCAGACCGATTTCGCCAGCCACAACAACACCGACTTCGCCAGCCACAACGACGTGCCGGTGTTCAGCCCCAACCAGGATGCCGGCGCCAACGCCCAGCAGGGCGCGGTCAACCTCGGCTTCGGTGACATCACCCTGTTCGGCAGCAAGACCACCACCACGACGACGACGACGGCCACCAACGGCGGCGTGGTGGTCGACGGCACCAACACCGGCACCGTCACCACCGGGCACGACAACACCGTCGGCGACGACAACACCAACGTCCACGACGTGCTGACCGGCAGCCATTCCCCGGTGATCGTCGGCGCCGGCAACCAGGTGCACGACAGCTCGCAGACCGCGGGCGGGGACGTCATCTCGCACAACAGCGGGCCCGTCATCAAGGACGTCGACACCAGCGGCGGCAATGGCGGCGGGGCCAGCGCCGGCGGCGGCATCCTCGGCGGCGGTCACGCCAGCGGCGGCAGCGGTGGCAGCGGTGGCAGCATCGTGATCAACGACAGCCACGGCTCGACCAACGTCGACAGCGGCAACACCAACGTGGTGGACAGCTCCAGCCACACCTCGACCACCACCTCGGTCAGCGGACACTCCACGATCGACAGCTCGGTGCACGAGGACAGCTCGGTGCACACCACGGTGACCGACGAGTCGGTGCACCAGGCCGGCGGCATCAACACCTACGCCGACACCGACCTGCACAACACCACCACCATCGAGCCGCACACCGATTTCCACGCGTTCTGA
- a CDS encoding pyridoxal phosphate-dependent aminotransferase, with product MSRVSTHQLSWQNTGQHPRPRTFAQSTKLQDVLYEIRGPVHEHASRLEAEGHRILKLNIGNPAPFGFEAPDVIMRDMIQALPTAQGYSDSKGILSARRAVFTRYELVDGFPKFDVDDVFLGNGVSELITMTLQALLDNGDQVLIPAPDYPLWTASTSLAGGTPVHYLCDETQGWNPDIADLESKITDRTKAIVVINPNNPTGAVYTRETLTQIADLARKHQLLLLADEIYDKILYDDAKHVAMASVAPDLLCLTFNGLSKAYRVAGYRSGWLVITGPKEHATSFIEGISLLANMRLCPNVPAQHAIQVALGGHQSIDDLVLPGGRLLEQRDIAWEKLNEIPGVSCVKPSGALYAFPRLDPEVYDIHDDEQLVLDLLLQEKILITQGTGFNWPTPDHLRIVTLPWARDLAKAIERLGNFLVSYRQ from the coding sequence ATTAGCCGCGTGAGCACCCACCAGCTGTCGTGGCAGAACACCGGGCAACACCCGCGGCCGCGGACATTCGCGCAGTCCACCAAACTGCAGGACGTCCTTTACGAGATCCGCGGTCCGGTACACGAGCACGCCTCACGGCTGGAGGCCGAGGGTCACCGCATCCTCAAACTCAACATCGGCAACCCGGCCCCGTTCGGGTTCGAGGCGCCCGATGTGATCATGCGCGACATGATCCAGGCCCTGCCGACGGCGCAGGGCTACTCCGACTCCAAGGGCATCCTCAGCGCCCGGCGCGCGGTGTTCACCCGCTACGAATTGGTGGACGGTTTCCCGAAATTCGACGTCGACGACGTCTTCCTGGGCAATGGTGTCTCCGAGCTCATCACCATGACCCTGCAGGCCCTGCTGGACAACGGCGATCAGGTGCTCATCCCCGCGCCGGACTATCCGCTGTGGACGGCGTCGACCTCGCTGGCCGGTGGCACCCCGGTGCATTACCTGTGCGACGAGACGCAGGGCTGGAATCCCGATATCGCCGACCTGGAATCCAAGATCACCGACCGCACCAAGGCGATCGTCGTGATCAACCCGAACAACCCCACGGGTGCGGTGTACACCCGTGAGACTCTCACCCAGATCGCGGATCTGGCCCGCAAGCATCAACTGCTGCTGCTCGCCGACGAGATCTACGACAAGATCCTCTACGACGACGCCAAGCACGTCGCGATGGCTTCCGTGGCGCCGGACCTGCTGTGTTTGACTTTCAATGGCCTGTCCAAGGCCTACCGGGTGGCCGGGTACCGGTCCGGCTGGCTGGTGATCACCGGCCCGAAGGAACACGCGACCAGTTTCATCGAGGGCATCAGCCTGCTGGCGAATATGCGGTTGTGCCCGAATGTGCCTGCGCAGCATGCCATTCAAGTGGCCCTGGGTGGCCATCAGAGCATCGACGACCTGGTGCTGCCGGGTGGCCGGTTGCTCGAGCAGCGCGATATCGCGTGGGAGAAGCTCAACGAGATTCCCGGGGTGTCGTGCGTGAAACCGTCCGGCGCGCTGTATGCGTTCCCGCGGCTGGATCCCGAGGTGTACGACATCCACGACGACGAGCAGCTGGTGCTCGATCTGCTGCTGCAGGAGAAGATCCTGATCACCCAGGGCACCGGATTCAACTGGCCCACACCGGATCACCTGCGCATCGTCACCCTGCCCTGGGCCCGCGACCTGGCCAAGGCCATCGAACGGCTGGGCAACTTCCTGGTGAGCTACCGCCAGTAA
- the iniR gene encoding isoniazid response ATPase/transcriptional regulator IniR, with translation MGSGARRNGASSADPLAGLIEAPTRPAKVLVSGGIGTGKTTRVSEVRSALRDAGRPVLSWVPEESEIDGAAIVIDDAELLDDDALVRLTTLVERAELTIVVAAAPLAHRAALGSLATALARENPVVTLGPLPPSEFPSLPHELVRAVQAATSGLLFLVAPVAAAVGTPDADSAAAVIGTATRVALVERLHRLGRPVLDALLLCSLSPGLGADDMAAALGIDADEAGRVMDHARATGLIDPVHRRPFLGILHRAVAEILGSARHHENETALLRSQSELGTLSTDLALRMAEHGLRDPLLADALITLATEHRSQPARAARLFRAAADAGAGPRAHSAGLADALAMTGDCTTAARLADDLLGSSDAAERAAAVRIAASIAAHDGAAGQAADLFRWLGPYPDAVVGSAAAMVAIGTGDAAAARAALAVADTGPPTSTARAARSLTVGLLATLDEPYAAAIGRLSQAITAERTDAGVTPDSPAALVTLAALHGGDAVRARSIIARAAGTDSADDHGFTAARHRLLLGWVRMQDGQLSAANADVATIPSAPHRRDALWAAALRTAIARRSGDGGAVQKYWYAAVEVLAEYSLDVYCTLPLGEVWVAAARLRQVDRIAHHIDEAFGLLAGLGNPVLWSVPLHWAGVHAGILANSPEAVAPHGQALAAAAGQSPFARSLATAGRSWLRVLANQVDPEEVTAAARGLARFGLTWDATRLASQAALHTPDGKVSGSMLQLARDLKSDVTDDAVPSAPARAAAAPGPAMPTWTRLSDREREVAELVLQGMPYRDIGNQLLISAKTVEHHVARIRRRLGAESRSEMLSMLRALVGPQG, from the coding sequence ATGGGGTCAGGCGCGCGGCGCAACGGGGCGAGCTCCGCTGATCCGCTCGCCGGTCTGATCGAGGCGCCGACCAGGCCGGCCAAGGTGCTGGTGTCCGGGGGGATCGGCACCGGTAAGACCACCCGGGTCAGCGAGGTGCGCAGCGCGCTGCGCGACGCCGGCCGGCCGGTGTTGTCGTGGGTGCCGGAGGAATCCGAAATCGACGGCGCGGCAATCGTCATCGACGACGCCGAACTGCTCGACGACGATGCCCTGGTCCGGTTGACGACGCTCGTCGAACGCGCGGAGCTGACCATCGTCGTCGCCGCCGCACCGCTGGCGCACCGGGCCGCGCTGGGCAGTCTGGCCACCGCCCTGGCGCGGGAGAATCCGGTTGTCACGCTGGGGCCCCTGCCGCCCAGCGAATTCCCTTCGCTGCCACATGAATTGGTGCGCGCCGTGCAGGCGGCCACCTCCGGCCTGCTCTTCCTGGTGGCCCCGGTCGCCGCGGCCGTCGGGACACCGGACGCCGATTCCGCCGCGGCCGTCATCGGCACCGCGACGCGGGTCGCCTTGGTGGAACGGCTGCACCGGCTGGGCCGACCGGTGCTCGACGCCTTGCTGCTGTGCTCGCTGAGCCCCGGTCTCGGCGCCGACGACATGGCCGCGGCGCTGGGCATCGACGCCGACGAGGCCGGCCGGGTGATGGATCACGCCCGCGCCACCGGACTGATCGACCCCGTGCATCGCCGGCCGTTCCTGGGCATCCTGCACCGGGCGGTTGCCGAGATCCTCGGGTCCGCCCGGCACCACGAGAACGAGACCGCGTTGTTGCGGTCGCAATCCGAGCTGGGAACGCTGTCAACGGATTTGGCCCTGCGCATGGCAGAGCACGGCTTGCGCGACCCGCTGCTGGCCGACGCGCTGATCACGCTCGCCACCGAACATCGCAGCCAGCCGGCGCGGGCGGCCCGGCTGTTCCGGGCGGCGGCCGACGCCGGAGCGGGGCCCCGCGCGCACAGCGCCGGGCTGGCCGATGCCCTGGCCATGACCGGTGACTGCACGACCGCGGCACGGCTGGCCGACGACCTGCTCGGCTCGTCCGACGCGGCCGAACGCGCGGCCGCGGTCCGGATCGCCGCCAGCATCGCCGCCCACGACGGGGCGGCCGGACAGGCCGCCGACCTGTTCCGCTGGCTGGGCCCCTACCCGGACGCCGTCGTCGGGTCGGCCGCGGCGATGGTGGCCATCGGCACCGGCGACGCGGCGGCGGCCCGCGCCGCGCTGGCCGTCGCGGACACCGGCCCGCCGACGTCGACGGCGCGGGCGGCCCGCAGCCTGACAGTCGGGTTGCTGGCCACCCTGGACGAGCCGTACGCCGCCGCGATCGGGCGGCTGAGCCAGGCGATCACCGCCGAGCGCACCGATGCCGGTGTCACCCCCGACAGCCCGGCGGCGCTGGTCACCCTCGCCGCGCTGCACGGCGGCGATGCGGTGCGGGCGCGCAGCATCATCGCCAGGGCCGCCGGCACCGACTCGGCCGACGACCACGGGTTCACCGCGGCCCGGCACCGGCTGCTGCTCGGCTGGGTGCGCATGCAGGACGGCCAGTTGAGCGCGGCGAATGCCGACGTCGCGACGATACCGTCGGCGCCGCATCGCCGGGACGCGCTGTGGGCGGCGGCCCTGCGCACCGCGATCGCGCGTCGCAGTGGTGACGGGGGCGCCGTGCAGAAGTACTGGTATGCCGCCGTGGAGGTGCTGGCCGAATACTCGCTGGACGTCTACTGCACGCTGCCGCTGGGTGAGGTGTGGGTGGCCGCGGCGCGGCTGCGCCAGGTCGACCGGATTGCGCACCACATCGACGAGGCATTCGGCCTGCTCGCCGGGCTCGGCAACCCGGTGCTGTGGTCGGTGCCGCTGCACTGGGCCGGCGTGCATGCGGGCATCCTGGCCAACTCCCCCGAGGCGGTCGCCCCGCACGGTCAGGCGCTGGCCGCCGCGGCCGGGCAGAGTCCGTTCGCGCGCAGCCTGGCCACCGCGGGCCGCAGTTGGCTGCGGGTGCTGGCCAACCAGGTCGATCCCGAGGAGGTGACGGCCGCCGCGCGCGGCCTGGCCCGGTTCGGGCTGACCTGGGACGCCACCCGGCTGGCCAGTCAGGCGGCGCTGCACACACCGGACGGCAAGGTGTCGGGCTCGATGTTGCAGCTCGCCCGCGACCTGAAGTCGGATGTGACCGACGATGCCGTCCCGAGCGCCCCGGCCCGTGCCGCGGCGGCGCCGGGACCGGCGATGCCGACGTGGACCCGGTTGTCGGACCGCGAGCGCGAGGTGGCCGAGCTGGTGCTGCAGGGCATGCCGTATCGCGATATCGGCAACCAGCTGCTGATCTCGGCCAAGACGGTCGAGCACCACGTCGCGCGGATCCGCCGCCGGCTCGGGGCCGAATCGCGGTCGGAGATGCTGTCCATGTTGCGGGCCCTGGTCGGCCCGCAGGGCTGA